In Janthinobacterium rivuli, a single genomic region encodes these proteins:
- a CDS encoding YihY/virulence factor BrkB family protein has protein sequence MNISTRYPKLAGLAPLSKQMRSVIVCSVTEWLEHRASSKGAALAYYTLFSIAPILVLVIAIAGFFYGPAAARGELMGQLQGLLGTQGAEAIQLVLAGAKNHEQGRIATLIASALLLFGATSVFAELKASLDEIWQVPPLKEAGAWDMLRTRLLSFGLVLVLAFLLMVSLVVNAAMAILANFWEGVWKDTAVLFTILSNLIGFAVIASLFAVIYKMLPRVRLSWRDVVIGAVGTAFMFSLGKYAIGVYIGNSGVASSYGAAGSLVALLLWVYYSAQIFFLGAEFTRQFALQLGSMKDMPKTDDGDVQVKILKRHQS, from the coding sequence ATGAATATTTCTACCCGCTATCCCAAGCTGGCCGGCCTGGCGCCGCTCAGCAAGCAGATGCGCAGCGTCATCGTCTGTTCCGTCACCGAATGGCTGGAACACCGCGCCTCAAGCAAGGGCGCCGCCCTCGCCTACTACACCCTGTTTTCCATCGCCCCCATCCTCGTGCTGGTGATTGCCATCGCCGGCTTTTTCTATGGCCCGGCCGCCGCGCGCGGCGAGCTGATGGGACAACTGCAGGGCTTGCTGGGCACGCAGGGCGCCGAAGCCATCCAGCTGGTGCTGGCCGGCGCGAAGAACCATGAACAGGGCCGCATCGCCACCCTCATCGCCAGCGCCCTGCTGCTGTTTGGCGCCACCAGCGTGTTTGCCGAGCTGAAAGCCAGTCTCGATGAAATCTGGCAAGTGCCGCCGCTGAAGGAAGCGGGCGCCTGGGACATGCTGCGCACGCGCTTGCTGTCCTTCGGCCTGGTGCTGGTGCTGGCCTTCCTGCTGATGGTGTCGCTGGTGGTCAATGCGGCCATGGCCATCCTCGCCAACTTCTGGGAAGGCGTGTGGAAGGACACGGCCGTGCTGTTTACCATCCTGTCGAACCTGATCGGATTTGCCGTCATCGCCAGCCTGTTTGCCGTCATCTACAAAATGCTGCCGCGCGTGCGCCTGTCCTGGCGCGACGTGGTGATCGGCGCCGTGGGCACGGCCTTCATGTTTTCATTGGGGAAGTATGCAATTGGCGTGTATATCGGCAATAGCGGCGTGGCCAGCAGCTATGGCGCGGCCGGTTCGCTGGTGGCCCTGCTGCTGTGGGTGTATTACTCGGCACAAATCTTCTTCCTGGGCGCTGAATTCACGCGCCAGTTCGCCCTGCAACTGGGCAGCATGAAGGATATGCCGAAGACGGACGACGGCGATGTGCAAGTCAAGATATTGAAACGCCACCAGTCGTAA
- a CDS encoding alpha-2-macroglobulin family protein, producing MPDHPRAVSSPPFGKMGPLCLLLSLGMALPAWADSGVSLFSPSGTVKAVRQVRAQFATPMVPFGDMGLPAPFAIDCGKAEPAVVAGAGRWADERNWNYDFERDLPAGVACSFTLKPGLKDQAGKPLQGTASYRFTTGGPAIVEAVPYDGQPYIDEDQIFVLGLDAAPNEASVATNAYCRADGINEKIPVRLLKGKELEQVLTLRKSFLDRYLTVYFKKRGTVWKVGMPVASKGAPPLPVTVLQCKRSFPANAKVSLVWGEGIASASGIATDKAQTLQFKTRPDFTAKFSCERSNPKEQCIPFLPIRVQFSAPVSAAQVRAMSLKGGGKTYAPTISKEEEKAEFLYSAAFNGPFPVQASFVLSLPPKLTDDAGRALLNRARFPMTVRTGEQPPLLKFPAPFGIIEAKGDGLLPVTVRNIEPVLSGKEVAQPSAAATGATLRVPDNDDKFIIEWMQRLAGNGDGGEYWQPYAQYAGNMSKSVLAGASGTRPISLPRPDGKKTFEVIGIPLQKPGFYVVELASPILGTALLGKPTTAYIRTAALVTNLAAHFKHGAQSSLVWVTSLDKGAPVAKAQVAVRDCAGKLLWQGATGADGVAHIPGELANSSCKNNGRYFISARSGGDMTFTLSDWVGGIEAWRFNLPTDDTRADNTLLATVFDRTLLRAGETVHMKHFIRKHTGEGMSLVDKNNGPGSATSVVITHQGSDQNYQLPLRWSASGTAESDWVIPADAKQGEYSVTMAGRPSGSFRVEAFRVPTMKAVLQGPKAPAVQAKQLALDAQITYLAGGAATNAPVKLRTVLQDKSVTFADYPDYSFSNGDVKEGLVKQGTGYDDDEGEWQDEGHGAGGPGATAARTQSLSLDKAGGARIVIDQLPQLSTPRDLVAEMAFQDANGETASVATRVPLWPSNYVIGIKPDAWALSKDAFKFTVAVLGTNGKPVANAPVAVDFFQRNSYSHRRRLIGGFYAYENSSEVVKLGPACSGKTDGKGLLICDVKAPASGNLILRASTQDASGNAAVANRETWVAGSGDWWFNASDNDRIDVLPEKKRYEPGQEASLQVRMPFRAGTALITVEREGILDTYVRQLNGREPVVNIPVKPNYAPNVYVSVFVVRGRVDGVQPTALVDLGKPAYKMGIAPLNVGWQAHELNVMVVSDKEVYKTRDKAEVSVRVRRADGKPLPAGAEVALAAVDTGLLELMPNDSWKLLDTMMAQRSLQVETATAQMQVIGKRHFGRKAFPAGGGGGKGASRELFDTLLFWKGTVKLDAKGEAAVQVPLNDSLTAFRIVAIASAGKELFGTGSTDIRSSQDLILMSGLPTLVREGDQLRAGFTVRNTSAASLSVDLNASAAGKALPRQSLSLAAGEAREVGWDYQVPLGAQTVVWDISAKAGSGLGNTSDKLKITQKVGQATPVRTYQATLQQIDKPINMSVQMPAGALPGRGGIQTSFVAKLGGELPGVREYMAAYPYTCFEQNTSKAIALQDQDAWNKLAASLPAYLDSDGMLKYFPIMEQGSDSLTAYVLSATREAGYAIPEQTKNRMEAALTAFVQGRIVRRSALDTTDLAVRKLAALEALSRSNKVPPDALESISINPNLWPTSAVIDWSLLLQRTPSLARRDALLAEAQQILRSRLNFQGTTMGFSTERKDNWWWLMVSGDVNANRLLLAVMDNPAWKDDIGRLVRGSMGRQKKGRWDTTVANAWGTLAINKFSAKFESTPVTGASAVKLGGDTQALVWNGAAKVGPVLQAWPKGTDTLGLAHSGTGKPWATVQSLAAIPLKAPVSSGYTIKKTITPVEQKTAGAWSRGDVYRVRLDLSAQADMSWVVVDDPIPASATVLGNGLGRDSQLLTAGEKSTGWVWPTFEERAFDAFRAYYAFVPKGNWSVEYTVRLNNAGDFSLPATRIEAMYSPEMFGESPNANVKVGQ from the coding sequence GTGCCTGACCACCCCCGTGCTGTTTCTTCCCCGCCATTTGGCAAAATGGGCCCGCTATGTCTGTTGCTGTCGCTGGGCATGGCTCTGCCGGCCTGGGCCGATAGCGGCGTGTCCCTGTTTTCACCGAGCGGCACGGTCAAGGCCGTGCGCCAGGTGCGGGCCCAGTTCGCCACGCCGATGGTGCCGTTCGGCGACATGGGCTTGCCCGCGCCATTCGCCATCGATTGCGGCAAGGCTGAACCCGCCGTCGTGGCGGGCGCGGGGCGCTGGGCTGACGAGCGCAACTGGAACTACGATTTCGAGCGCGATTTGCCGGCTGGCGTGGCGTGCAGCTTCACCTTGAAGCCTGGCCTGAAGGACCAGGCCGGCAAGCCCTTGCAGGGCACGGCATCGTACCGTTTTACCACGGGCGGCCCGGCCATCGTCGAAGCCGTACCGTATGACGGCCAGCCGTATATCGATGAGGACCAGATCTTCGTGCTGGGCCTGGACGCCGCGCCGAACGAGGCCAGCGTGGCCACGAACGCGTATTGCCGCGCCGACGGCATCAATGAAAAAATTCCCGTGCGCCTGCTTAAAGGCAAGGAGCTGGAGCAGGTATTGACCCTGCGCAAGAGCTTTCTCGACCGCTACCTGACCGTGTATTTCAAGAAGCGCGGCACGGTCTGGAAAGTGGGCATGCCCGTCGCCAGCAAGGGCGCGCCGCCGCTGCCCGTTACCGTGCTGCAATGCAAGCGCAGCTTCCCCGCCAACGCCAAGGTGTCGCTCGTGTGGGGCGAGGGCATCGCCAGCGCCAGCGGCATCGCCACGGACAAGGCGCAAACGCTGCAGTTCAAGACGCGCCCCGATTTCACGGCCAAATTCAGCTGCGAGCGCAGCAATCCGAAGGAGCAGTGCATCCCCTTCCTGCCCATACGCGTGCAGTTTTCCGCGCCCGTGAGCGCGGCGCAGGTGCGCGCCATGAGCCTGAAGGGCGGCGGCAAGACGTATGCGCCGACGATTTCAAAAGAGGAAGAAAAGGCCGAGTTCCTGTACAGCGCCGCCTTCAACGGCCCCTTTCCCGTGCAAGCCAGTTTTGTCTTGAGCCTGCCGCCGAAACTGACGGATGACGCGGGCCGCGCCTTGCTCAACCGCGCGCGCTTTCCCATGACGGTGCGCACGGGCGAACAGCCGCCGCTGCTCAAATTCCCGGCCCCGTTCGGCATCATCGAAGCCAAGGGCGACGGCTTGCTGCCCGTCACCGTGCGCAATATCGAACCCGTGCTGTCGGGCAAGGAAGTCGCCCAGCCATCGGCTGCCGCCACGGGCGCCACCTTGCGCGTGCCCGACAATGACGACAAGTTCATCATCGAGTGGATGCAGCGCCTGGCCGGCAATGGCGACGGCGGCGAATACTGGCAGCCGTATGCGCAATATGCGGGCAATATGAGCAAATCCGTGCTGGCCGGGGCTTCCGGCACGCGTCCCATCAGCCTGCCGCGTCCCGATGGCAAGAAAACCTTTGAAGTGATCGGCATTCCGTTGCAAAAACCGGGCTTTTACGTGGTCGAGCTGGCCAGCCCCATCCTCGGCACGGCGTTGCTGGGCAAACCGACGACGGCCTACATCCGCACGGCCGCGCTGGTGACGAATCTGGCGGCCCACTTCAAGCATGGCGCGCAATCGTCGCTCGTGTGGGTGACGTCGCTCGACAAGGGCGCGCCTGTTGCGAAAGCGCAAGTGGCCGTGCGCGACTGCGCCGGCAAGCTGCTGTGGCAAGGCGCCACGGGGGCGGACGGCGTGGCGCACATTCCCGGCGAGCTGGCCAATTCCAGCTGCAAGAACAATGGCCGCTACTTTATCAGTGCGCGCAGCGGCGGCGACATGACGTTCACCCTGTCGGACTGGGTGGGCGGCATCGAAGCCTGGCGTTTCAATTTGCCGACCGACGATACGCGCGCCGACAACACCCTGCTGGCGACGGTATTCGACCGCACCTTGCTGCGCGCCGGCGAAACCGTGCACATGAAGCATTTCATCCGCAAGCACACGGGCGAGGGCATGAGCCTGGTCGACAAGAACAACGGTCCCGGCAGCGCCACCTCTGTTGTCATCACGCACCAGGGCAGCGACCAGAACTATCAATTGCCCCTGCGCTGGTCCGCCAGCGGCACGGCGGAAAGCGACTGGGTCATTCCCGCCGACGCCAAGCAGGGAGAATACAGCGTCACCATGGCGGGACGCCCTTCCGGCAGTTTCCGCGTCGAAGCGTTCCGCGTGCCGACCATGAAAGCCGTGCTGCAAGGGCCGAAAGCGCCCGCCGTGCAGGCGAAGCAGCTGGCCCTCGATGCACAAATCACCTACCTGGCCGGCGGCGCCGCCACGAATGCGCCCGTCAAGCTGCGCACGGTGCTGCAAGACAAGAGCGTGACGTTTGCCGACTATCCCGACTATAGCTTCAGCAATGGCGACGTGAAGGAAGGTCTTGTGAAACAAGGCACGGGCTATGACGACGATGAGGGCGAATGGCAGGATGAAGGCCATGGCGCGGGTGGCCCCGGCGCCACGGCCGCGCGCACGCAAAGCTTGAGCCTGGACAAGGCGGGCGGCGCGCGCATCGTCATCGACCAGCTGCCGCAGCTGTCCACGCCGCGCGACCTGGTGGCGGAAATGGCTTTCCAGGATGCGAATGGCGAGACGGCATCGGTCGCCACGCGCGTACCGCTGTGGCCGTCAAACTATGTGATCGGCATCAAGCCCGATGCATGGGCCTTGAGCAAGGATGCCTTCAAGTTCACGGTGGCCGTGCTCGGCACCAATGGCAAGCCCGTGGCGAATGCCCCGGTCGCCGTCGACTTCTTCCAGCGCAACAGCTATTCGCACCGCCGGCGCCTGATCGGCGGCTTCTATGCGTATGAAAACAGCAGCGAAGTGGTCAAGCTGGGCCCTGCATGCTCGGGCAAGACGGATGGCAAGGGCTTGTTGATCTGCGACGTGAAGGCGCCCGCCAGCGGCAATCTGATCTTGCGCGCCAGCACGCAGGATGCATCCGGCAACGCGGCCGTCGCCAACCGCGAAACGTGGGTGGCCGGCAGCGGCGACTGGTGGTTCAACGCCAGCGACAATGACCGTATCGATGTGCTGCCGGAAAAGAAACGCTATGAACCGGGCCAGGAAGCGAGCTTGCAAGTACGCATGCCGTTCCGCGCGGGCACGGCCTTGATCACGGTCGAGCGCGAAGGCATTCTCGACACCTATGTGCGCCAGCTCAATGGCCGGGAACCAGTGGTGAATATCCCGGTCAAACCGAACTACGCACCGAATGTGTATGTGTCCGTGTTTGTCGTGCGGGGCAGGGTCGATGGCGTGCAGCCGACGGCGCTGGTCGACCTGGGCAAGCCGGCCTACAAGATGGGCATCGCACCGCTGAACGTGGGTTGGCAGGCGCATGAGCTGAACGTGATGGTGGTGTCCGACAAGGAAGTGTATAAAACGCGGGACAAGGCGGAAGTGTCCGTGCGCGTGCGCCGCGCCGATGGCAAGCCGTTGCCGGCCGGCGCAGAAGTGGCGCTGGCGGCCGTCGACACGGGGCTGCTGGAACTGATGCCCAACGATAGCTGGAAATTGCTCGACACCATGATGGCACAGCGCAGCCTGCAGGTGGAAACGGCGACGGCGCAGATGCAGGTGATCGGCAAGCGTCACTTTGGCCGCAAGGCCTTCCCGGCCGGCGGTGGCGGCGGCAAGGGCGCCAGCCGCGAATTGTTCGACACCTTGCTGTTCTGGAAGGGCACCGTCAAGCTCGACGCGAAGGGCGAAGCGGCGGTGCAAGTGCCGCTCAACGATTCCTTGACAGCGTTCCGCATCGTCGCCATCGCCAGCGCCGGCAAGGAATTGTTTGGCACGGGCAGCACGGACATCCGCAGCTCGCAAGACTTGATTTTGATGTCGGGCTTGCCGACGCTCGTGCGTGAAGGCGACCAGTTGCGTGCCGGATTCACGGTGCGCAACACCTCGGCCGCGTCCTTGAGCGTGGACCTCAACGCCAGCGCGGCCGGCAAGGCCTTGCCGCGCCAGAGCTTGAGCCTGGCGGCGGGCGAAGCGCGCGAGGTGGGGTGGGATTATCAGGTGCCGCTGGGCGCGCAAACGGTCGTGTGGGATATCAGCGCGAAAGCGGGCAGCGGGCTTGGCAACACCTCCGATAAACTGAAAATCACGCAAAAGGTGGGCCAGGCCACGCCCGTACGCACGTACCAGGCCACCTTGCAGCAGATCGACAAGCCCATCAATATGTCCGTGCAAATGCCGGCCGGCGCCTTGCCGGGCCGGGGTGGTATCCAGACCAGCTTTGTCGCCAAGCTCGGTGGCGAACTGCCTGGCGTGCGCGAGTACATGGCCGCGTATCCGTACACGTGCTTCGAGCAAAACACGTCGAAAGCCATCGCCCTGCAAGACCAGGACGCGTGGAACAAGCTGGCCGCCAGCCTGCCCGCCTACCTGGACAGCGATGGCATGCTGAAATACTTCCCCATCATGGAACAGGGCAGCGACAGCCTGACGGCGTATGTGTTGTCGGCAACCCGGGAAGCCGGCTATGCGATTCCCGAGCAGACGAAAAACCGCATGGAGGCAGCCTTGACGGCCTTCGTGCAGGGCCGCATCGTGCGCCGCTCCGCGCTGGACACGACCGACCTGGCCGTGCGTAAACTTGCTGCGCTGGAAGCACTGTCGCGTTCGAACAAGGTGCCGCCCGATGCGCTGGAGAGCATCAGCATCAACCCGAACCTGTGGCCTACCTCGGCCGTCATCGACTGGAGCTTGTTGCTGCAACGCACGCCAAGCCTGGCGCGCCGCGATGCGCTGCTGGCCGAAGCGCAGCAGATATTGCGTTCGCGCCTGAATTTCCAGGGCACGACCATGGGCTTTTCCACCGAGCGCAAGGATAACTGGTGGTGGCTGATGGTCTCGGGCGACGTCAACGCCAACCGTCTGCTGCTGGCCGTGATGGACAATCCGGCGTGGAAAGACGACATCGGCCGCCTCGTGCGCGGCAGCATGGGCCGCCAGAAGAAGGGCCGCTGGGATACGACGGTAGCCAACGCCTGGGGCACCCTGGCCATCAACAAGTTTTCGGCCAAATTCGAATCCACGCCCGTGACGGGCGCCAGCGCCGTCAAGCTGGGCGGCGATACGCAAGCGCTCGTGTGGAATGGCGCGGCGAAAGTGGGACCCGTGCTGCAGGCGTGGCCGAAGGGCACGGATACCCTGGGCCTGGCGCACAGCGGCACCGGCAAGCCTTGGGCTACCGTGCAAAGCCTGGCGGCCATCCCGCTCAAGGCGCCCGTGTCCAGCGGTTACACGATCAAGAAAACCATTACGCCGGTGGAACAGAAGACGGCGGGTGCCTGGTCGCGCGGCGACGTCTACCGCGTGCGCCTGGATTTGTCGGCGCAGGCGGACATGAGCTGGGTGGTGGTCGACGACCCGATTCCCGCCAGCGCCACGGTGCTGGGCAATGGACTGGGCCGCGATTCGCAGCTGCTGACGGCCGGCGAAAAATCCACGGGCTGGGTCTGGCCGACGTTCGAGGAACGGGCCTTCGACGCCTTCCGCGCGTATTACGCCTTTGTGCCGAAGGGTAACTGGAGCGTGGAATACACGGTGCGCCTGAACAATGCAGGTGACTTCAGCCTGCCGGCCACGCGCATCGAGGCCATGTATTCGCCCGAGATGTTTGGCGAGTCGCCGAACGCGAATGTGAAGGTGGGGCAGTGA
- a CDS encoding AI-2E family transporter — MHIQPKDTPPEPVAAASTEPAGPPPGTPVEHPDSSLRLPLHVNARGLALGIIATVSFIYALQWAQKFLIPVIFGIFIAYTLNPVVAWLEKLRLPRAIGATAVTALILFGSLVVVERVQGEFESIVEELPAATHKLSRLIAANTGGKNSTFQKMQAVANEIEQVAAGAEARRNNRRAAAAEAPNFKIMDWVWAGSLGLVGFLSQATMVIFLVFFLLLSGDTFKRKLVKLTGPSLSRKKVTVHILEDINTSIQNYMFMLLVTNGLLAVLMWIALRVIGLENAGAWAIVAGLLHIMPYFGPLLITIATGLVAFLQFESLEMVLLVTGTSMAIATLVGTFVTTWMTGRIARMNPTAVFISLLFWGWLWGVWGLLLGVPIIVIVKVVAERVQGMEVVAELLGE, encoded by the coding sequence ATGCATATCCAGCCTAAAGATACCCCGCCCGAGCCGGTGGCGGCTGCCTCCACCGAGCCTGCCGGGCCACCTCCCGGCACGCCTGTGGAGCACCCCGATTCATCCTTGCGTTTGCCGCTGCACGTCAATGCGCGCGGCTTGGCGCTGGGCATCATCGCCACCGTCAGCTTCATTTATGCGCTGCAGTGGGCACAGAAATTCCTCATTCCCGTCATTTTCGGCATTTTCATTGCCTATACCCTCAATCCCGTCGTCGCCTGGCTGGAAAAGCTGCGCCTGCCGCGCGCAATCGGCGCCACGGCCGTCACGGCCCTGATCCTGTTCGGCTCCCTCGTCGTGGTCGAGCGCGTGCAGGGCGAATTCGAATCCATCGTTGAAGAATTGCCGGCCGCCACGCATAAGCTGTCGCGCCTGATCGCCGCCAATACGGGCGGCAAGAACAGCACCTTCCAGAAGATGCAGGCCGTGGCCAATGAAATCGAGCAAGTGGCCGCCGGCGCCGAAGCGCGCCGCAACAACCGCCGCGCCGCCGCGGCCGAGGCGCCCAATTTCAAGATCATGGACTGGGTCTGGGCTGGTTCGCTGGGCCTGGTGGGCTTCCTCAGCCAGGCCACCATGGTCATCTTCCTCGTGTTTTTCCTGCTGCTGTCGGGCGACACCTTCAAGCGCAAGCTCGTCAAGCTGACGGGGCCGTCGCTGAGCCGCAAGAAGGTTACCGTGCACATCCTGGAAGACATCAATACCTCGATCCAGAACTATATGTTCATGCTGCTCGTCACGAATGGCTTGCTGGCCGTCCTGATGTGGATCGCCCTGCGCGTGATCGGCCTGGAAAATGCGGGCGCCTGGGCCATCGTGGCCGGCTTGCTGCACATCATGCCGTATTTCGGCCCCTTGCTCATCACCATCGCCACGGGCCTGGTGGCCTTTTTGCAGTTCGAATCGCTGGAAATGGTCTTGCTGGTGACGGGCACGTCGATGGCCATCGCCACCCTGGTGGGCACCTTTGTCACCACCTGGATGACGGGGCGCATCGCCCGCATGAATCCCACGGCCGTGTTCATCAGCCTGCTGTTCTGGGGCTGGCTGTGGGGCGTCTGGGGCTTGCTGCTGGGCGTGCCCATCATCGTCATCGTGAAAGTGGTGGCCGAGCGCGTGCAGGGCATGGAAGTGGTGGCGGAACTGCTGGGCGAATAG
- a CDS encoding OmpA family protein, with translation MNNLKKIAVAAAVLCSALGAQAQEINPSWYIQPSLNALKPDSDFATDKTGYGAGLRFGKPVSPDWDIQLGTTYARSKDGGQRYQQNTLGVDGLYMFSRKAFRPFLLVGAGMQRDKDTSFAFGERSKSSPYASVGLGFQSTINDQLSFQADIRNVHGFLRGNTFDPSSKSNNYYVTVGLNFAFDKPAAPPPPPPPPPAREEVVVVVPPPPPPPPARFEKVTMAATELFAFDSAKLGPTQTKLDEIARVLNAAPDVNNVVISGYADRIGSPKYNLKLSQQRADAVKEYLVGHGVAANRLTAEGKGSTNPVVTCDNKKRADLIKCLEPNRRVEVEQITIERRVQ, from the coding sequence GTGAATAATCTAAAAAAAATCGCCGTTGCCGCCGCAGTACTGTGCTCCGCCCTCGGCGCACAGGCCCAGGAAATCAATCCCTCCTGGTACATTCAACCCAGCCTCAACGCACTCAAGCCAGATTCCGACTTCGCCACGGATAAAACCGGCTATGGCGCAGGCTTGCGTTTCGGTAAACCCGTTTCGCCGGACTGGGATATCCAGCTGGGCACCACGTATGCCCGCTCCAAGGATGGCGGTCAGCGCTACCAGCAAAATACGCTGGGCGTAGACGGTCTGTACATGTTCTCGCGCAAAGCCTTCCGCCCCTTCCTGCTCGTTGGTGCCGGCATGCAGCGCGACAAGGACACCAGCTTCGCTTTCGGCGAACGCAGCAAGAGCTCGCCTTACGCCAGTGTCGGTCTGGGCTTCCAGTCCACGATCAACGATCAATTGTCGTTCCAGGCTGACATCCGCAATGTGCACGGTTTCCTGCGCGGCAATACGTTCGACCCAAGCAGCAAGTCCAACAACTACTATGTCACCGTGGGCCTGAACTTCGCGTTCGACAAACCAGCTGCACCGCCGCCACCACCGCCACCGCCGCCAGCGCGTGAAGAAGTCGTCGTGGTCGTGCCGCCACCACCGCCGCCACCGCCAGCACGCTTTGAAAAAGTGACGATGGCGGCAACGGAACTGTTCGCGTTCGACAGCGCCAAGCTGGGCCCGACACAGACCAAGCTCGACGAAATCGCCCGCGTGCTGAACGCCGCACCAGACGTCAACAACGTCGTCATCAGTGGTTATGCCGACCGCATCGGTTCGCCCAAGTACAACCTGAAACTGTCGCAGCAGCGCGCTGATGCAGTCAAGGAATACCTGGTCGGTCATGGTGTCGCCGCCAACCGTCTGACGGCCGAAGGCAAGGGCTCCACCAATCCTGTCGTCACCTGCGACAACAAGAAACGTGCCGACCTGATCAAGTGCCTGGAACCAAACCGCCGCGTTGAAGTGGAACAAATCACCATCGAACGCCGCGTGCAGTAA